Proteins from a single region of Acidimicrobiales bacterium:
- a CDS encoding SDR family NAD(P)-dependent oxidoreductase has translation MARLSQLSRSVQGKVAVVTGAASGMGRATAFLFADEGARVAVIDRDGEGAKAIAKKIQSAHGASNAKAWELDVADPDAIIGVIGEVVSDLAPVDILVNNAGIALPALVDGDGDAYERAWSATLAVNLTAHERMIRACLPHLRRDAAGRVVNIASTEGLGASRYNSPYVAAKHGVIGLTRALAVELGPIGVNVNAVCPGPIRTGMTAGIPDEAKEKFARRRVPLRRYGEPEEVAHATLSLCLPASSYMNGVVFIVDGGMTAKND, from the coding sequence GTGGCACGGCTTTCGCAGCTCTCGCGGTCTGTCCAAGGCAAGGTGGCGGTCGTGACAGGGGCGGCCTCCGGCATGGGCAGGGCAACGGCCTTCCTCTTTGCCGACGAGGGAGCCCGGGTCGCCGTTATCGACCGTGATGGCGAGGGCGCGAAAGCGATCGCGAAGAAGATCCAATCCGCGCACGGAGCAAGCAACGCAAAGGCGTGGGAGCTGGACGTGGCCGATCCCGACGCCATCATCGGCGTTATCGGCGAAGTGGTCTCCGACCTCGCTCCGGTGGACATCCTCGTCAACAACGCCGGCATCGCTCTGCCCGCTCTCGTAGACGGTGACGGCGACGCGTACGAGCGGGCCTGGTCGGCCACCCTGGCCGTCAACCTCACAGCCCACGAGCGGATGATCCGGGCATGCCTTCCCCACCTAAGACGCGACGCCGCGGGCCGAGTGGTCAACATCGCTTCTACCGAGGGACTCGGCGCAAGCCGCTACAACAGCCCCTACGTCGCCGCCAAGCACGGGGTGATCGGTCTCACCCGTGCACTCGCCGTGGAGCTCGGGCCGATCGGCGTGAATGTCAACGCGGTCTGCCCCGGCCCGATCCGCACCGGGATGACCGCCGGGATTCCCGACGAGGCGAAGGAGAAGTTCGCCCGGAGGAGGGTACCGCTCCGGCGTTACGGGGAACCCGAAGAGGTGGCGCACGCCACTCTCTCCCTTTGCCTGCCGGCGAGCAGCTACATGAACGGCGTCGTCTTCATCGTCGACGGCGGCATGACCGCGAAGAACGACTGA
- a CDS encoding FAD-dependent oxidoreductase, with amino-acid sequence MHDAGAQWDASFDVVVVGSGFGGLTAALVASGEGLETVVVEKMDRYGGSSALSGGGVWVPNNPILKRGGQSDTPERARTYMYEVVGDRVPRARIDTFLARGPEAIDWLEKHTRHVRFRWVKGYSDYHPEFPGGEPLGRTMEPVPFDLRKLGPDEEFINTNPMMKGPLGLWTTQSDYRYLTQAVTTWRGRATALKVGVRTVVTRLSGRHMAALGSAGVGRYRLALKDAGVPLWLNSPLTGLVVEDGRVTGVRIDRDDKPMTVQARRGVILAAGGFEKSQEMRKRYQQEPVEVGWSSGAAGNTGDGIRAAQEIGASVDLMDDAWWMPSVEAAGAGVLILAERSLPRCIVVNGDGRRFVNEASPYVNFVHRMYEMHGPGASHIPSFLIFDQTYRDRYPFVAVPPRRPLPKAFTKFGIVTTADSLAELAEKIDVPPENLQETVTRFNAMTATGRDEDFGKGDSAYDRYYGDPANKPNPCLGPLEKPPFYAFRIVPGDLGTKGGVVTDPDARVLDAEGKPIPGLYATGNTSASVMGNDYAGAGATIGPAIVFAYVAAKHIAANGG; translated from the coding sequence GTGCACGACGCCGGAGCCCAGTGGGACGCATCCTTCGACGTGGTGGTCGTCGGGTCGGGTTTCGGGGGCCTGACAGCGGCCTTGGTCGCATCGGGCGAAGGACTCGAAACCGTCGTAGTGGAGAAGATGGACAGGTACGGCGGCTCGAGCGCGCTGTCGGGCGGCGGCGTTTGGGTGCCCAACAACCCGATCCTGAAGCGCGGCGGCCAGTCCGACACTCCAGAACGAGCCCGGACGTACATGTACGAGGTAGTCGGCGACAGGGTGCCGCGGGCGCGGATCGATACGTTCTTGGCTCGCGGGCCCGAAGCGATCGATTGGTTGGAGAAGCACACCCGCCACGTCCGGTTCCGCTGGGTCAAGGGCTACTCGGACTACCACCCGGAGTTCCCCGGCGGTGAGCCTCTCGGGCGGACGATGGAACCGGTCCCGTTCGACCTTCGCAAGCTCGGACCCGACGAGGAGTTCATCAACACCAACCCCATGATGAAGGGTCCCCTCGGACTGTGGACCACCCAGTCCGACTACAGGTACCTCACCCAGGCCGTGACCACGTGGCGGGGTCGGGCTACCGCCCTCAAGGTGGGCGTGAGGACCGTCGTCACCCGGTTGAGTGGCCGGCACATGGCCGCCCTCGGGTCGGCGGGCGTCGGGCGGTACCGCCTCGCGCTGAAGGATGCCGGCGTCCCGCTCTGGCTCAACTCCCCGCTCACCGGCCTGGTGGTCGAGGACGGCCGGGTCACGGGTGTGCGCATCGACCGTGACGACAAGCCGATGACGGTGCAGGCGCGGCGCGGCGTGATTCTCGCCGCCGGCGGCTTCGAGAAGAGCCAGGAGATGCGCAAGCGCTACCAGCAGGAACCCGTCGAGGTCGGCTGGAGCTCCGGCGCGGCGGGCAACACCGGCGACGGGATCCGCGCCGCTCAGGAGATCGGCGCATCGGTGGACCTGATGGACGACGCCTGGTGGATGCCGTCCGTGGAGGCTGCGGGAGCCGGCGTGCTCATCCTCGCCGAGCGCTCGCTCCCGCGGTGCATCGTGGTGAACGGTGACGGTCGCCGCTTCGTCAACGAGGCCTCGCCGTACGTTAACTTCGTGCACCGCATGTACGAAATGCACGGTCCAGGTGCGAGCCACATCCCGTCGTTCTTGATATTCGACCAGACCTACCGTGACCGCTACCCGTTCGTCGCGGTGCCACCGAGGCGGCCGCTTCCCAAGGCGTTCACCAAGTTCGGCATCGTCACGACTGCTGACTCACTGGCCGAGCTGGCAGAGAAGATCGATGTCCCACCCGAGAACCTGCAGGAGACTGTCACCCGCTTCAACGCGATGACGGCAACGGGCAGGGACGAGGACTTCGGCAAGGGCGATAGCGCGTACGACCGCTACTACGGCGATCCTGCCAACAAGCCGAACCCGTGCCTCGGCCCCCTGGAGAAGCCACCGTTTTACGCCTTCCGCATCGTTCCCGGCGACCTCGGCACCAAGGGCGGTGTCGTGACCGATCCCGACGCCCGCGTCCTAGATGCAGAGGGGAAGCCCATTCCCGGCCTCTACGCGACCGGCAACACGTCAGCGTCCGTCATGGGCAACGACTATGCCGGCGCCGGCGCCACCATCGGACCGGCGATCGTCTTCGCATACGTGGCGGCCAAGCACATCGCAGCCAACGGGGGCTAG